A section of the Meles meles chromosome 8, mMelMel3.1 paternal haplotype, whole genome shotgun sequence genome encodes:
- the LOC123948257 gene encoding sterol carrier protein 2-like — protein MGFPEAASSFRTHQIEAVPTSSAVDGFKANFVFKEIEKKLEEAGEEFVKKIGGIFAFKVKDGPEGKEATWVVDVKNGKGSVLPNSDKKADCTITMADSELLALMTGKMNPQSAFFQGKLKITGNMGLAMKLQNLQLQQGKAKL, from the coding sequence ATGGGTTTTCCTGAAGCTGCCAGTTCTTTTAGAACTCATCAAATTGAGGCTGTTCCAACCAGCTCTGCGGTTGATGGATTTAAGGCAAATTTTGTCTTTAAGGAGATTGAGAAGAAGCTtgaagaggcaggggaagagTTTGTGAAGAAAATCGGTGGTATTTTTGCCTTCAAGGTGAAGGATGGCCCTGAGGGTAAAGAAGCCACCTGGGTGGTGGATGTGAAGAATGGCAAAGGGTCAGTGCTTCCTAACTCAGATAAGAAGGCTGACTGCACAATCACAATGGCTGACTCCGAGTTACTGGCTTTGATGACTGGTAAAATGAATCCTCAGTCGGCCTTCTTTCAAGGCAAATTGAAAATCACTGGCAACATGGGTCTGGCTATGAAGTTACAAAATCTTCA